The following coding sequences are from one Ruminococcus flavefaciens AE3010 window:
- a CDS encoding glycoside hydrolase family 48 protein, with translation MISKKNKALAAGILAAAMSASAVVPAMASAAATTEAAKSNGSYKEMFDSLYEDVITNGQSNGYLSKQTNGSGFGIPYHSVETFIVEAPDYGHETTSEAMSYIVWMAAMHDVLEGSGTASDIKKAWNTMEAMIPGWSTASGRTDVKYDSIWKQSRLKADTAEEGDLPTDYPTKQPNVDAINPMFDAFKSAYSSDKGYYLMNWLADVDDWYGFGGSGKFTFINTFQRGEQESCFETVPAPCLEELKFGMESSGDNGNGIKAIFNGIGKVPKQYSFTNAPDAEDRAIQAIYFANQNGVDCGEISGLAGKMGDQCRNDMFDKYYKAIAKDTKLTSESAGMDSKHYLMSWYTAWGGALGNYDWAWQIGCSHSHQFYQNPLAAYALLYDEGINSGMKAKDADTDYKESLKRQIEMYQWLQSKDGPFAGGCTNSWRGRYEEYPSGHATFYDMAYVPHPVYADPGSNHWIGNQVWSTQRLCELYYYVTKNGDKSGQKYGGLALDEALDKLLERWIGWFEENTHFNYTDKEGHKYSYCIPATLDWGSSDTDYTCTPDTWTGTYSETANQKLTCTIGGYGQGDVGCVSSLCNTLIYYAKAKGVDPKFATEEGTSVAEKGLYLANRLLSAQYNEGRDEIGLTFTDTNGSLSRVFHEEVYIPTGYSGTMPDGSKLEPGATFSSIRKSYEKDDMWQAAKKYDEGVGDDNNGDGKVDIKDYQFQYHRFWHAGDAIVAYGTMALLYPEVKPVDPTPGETTTTTTTTAPPTTTTTTTTATTPDPTTTTKNTPAAGVWGDANCDNDVDMSDVVLIMQSLANPNKYGLDGTDAKAITAQGLANADVAEHGDGVTAGDALRIQEYLLKKVASLDPTK, from the coding sequence ATGATAAGCAAAAAGAATAAGGCTCTCGCAGCAGGCATTCTTGCTGCTGCAATGTCTGCTTCCGCTGTTGTTCCGGCTATGGCATCAGCTGCTGCTACAACAGAGGCTGCTAAGTCTAACGGCTCTTACAAAGAGATGTTCGATTCACTCTATGAAGACGTTATCACAAACGGTCAGTCCAACGGCTATCTCAGCAAGCAGACTAACGGTTCGGGCTTCGGAATCCCTTACCATTCAGTAGAGACATTCATCGTTGAGGCTCCTGACTACGGTCATGAGACAACTTCTGAGGCTATGTCATACATCGTATGGATGGCAGCTATGCACGATGTTCTCGAGGGTTCAGGCACAGCTTCTGACATCAAGAAGGCTTGGAACACAATGGAGGCTATGATCCCCGGCTGGTCAACAGCTTCAGGCAGAACAGACGTTAAGTATGATTCTATCTGGAAGCAGTCAAGACTCAAGGCTGATACAGCTGAAGAGGGTGACCTTCCTACAGATTATCCTACAAAGCAGCCTAACGTTGATGCTATCAACCCGATGTTCGATGCATTCAAGTCTGCATACAGCAGCGATAAGGGCTACTACCTTATGAACTGGCTGGCTGACGTTGATGACTGGTATGGTTTCGGCGGAAGCGGCAAGTTCACATTCATCAATACCTTCCAGAGAGGTGAGCAGGAGTCTTGTTTCGAGACTGTTCCGGCTCCTTGTCTCGAAGAGCTCAAGTTCGGTATGGAGAGCAGCGGCGATAACGGAAACGGTATCAAGGCTATCTTCAACGGTATCGGCAAGGTACCAAAGCAGTACTCATTCACAAACGCTCCTGACGCTGAGGACCGTGCTATCCAGGCTATCTACTTCGCTAATCAGAACGGCGTAGACTGCGGCGAGATCTCAGGTCTTGCAGGTAAGATGGGTGACCAGTGCCGTAACGATATGTTCGATAAGTACTACAAGGCTATCGCTAAGGATACAAAGCTCACATCTGAGTCAGCAGGTATGGATTCCAAGCACTACCTCATGTCATGGTATACTGCTTGGGGCGGAGCTCTCGGCAACTACGACTGGGCTTGGCAGATCGGCTGCTCACACTCACATCAGTTCTATCAGAATCCTCTCGCTGCTTACGCTCTTCTCTATGATGAGGGCATCAACAGCGGTATGAAGGCTAAGGACGCTGACACAGACTATAAGGAGTCTCTCAAGCGTCAGATCGAAATGTATCAGTGGCTCCAGTCTAAGGACGGTCCTTTCGCAGGCGGTTGTACAAACAGCTGGAGAGGTCGTTACGAGGAGTATCCTTCAGGCCACGCTACATTCTATGATATGGCTTACGTTCCACATCCTGTATACGCAGATCCTGGTTCAAACCACTGGATCGGTAACCAGGTATGGTCAACACAGCGTCTCTGCGAGCTCTATTACTATGTAACAAAGAACGGCGATAAGAGCGGTCAGAAGTACGGCGGTCTCGCTCTTGATGAGGCTCTTGATAAGCTCCTTGAGAGATGGATCGGCTGGTTCGAAGAGAATACACACTTCAACTACACAGATAAGGAAGGTCACAAGTATTCATACTGTATCCCTGCAACTCTTGACTGGGGCAGCAGCGACACAGACTATACTTGCACACCTGATACATGGACAGGTACATACAGTGAGACTGCTAACCAGAAGCTCACATGTACAATCGGCGGTTACGGACAGGGAGACGTTGGATGCGTATCCTCACTCTGTAATACACTTATCTACTACGCTAAGGCTAAGGGCGTAGATCCTAAGTTCGCTACTGAAGAAGGCACATCTGTTGCTGAAAAGGGTCTCTACCTTGCAAACAGACTCCTCTCTGCTCAGTACAACGAGGGACGTGACGAGATCGGTCTTACATTTACCGATACAAACGGAAGCCTTTCAAGAGTATTCCACGAGGAAGTTTATATTCCTACAGGATACAGCGGAACAATGCCTGATGGTTCTAAGCTTGAGCCGGGCGCTACATTCTCATCTATCCGTAAGAGCTACGAGAAGGACGATATGTGGCAGGCTGCTAAGAAGTACGACGAGGGCGTTGGCGATGACAACAACGGCGACGGAAAGGTTGATATCAAGGACTATCAGTTCCAGTATCACAGATTCTGGCACGCTGGTGACGCTATCGTTGCTTACGGTACTATGGCACTTCTCTATCCTGAGGTTAAGCCAGTAGATCCAACTCCTGGTGAGACAACAACTACAACAACTACAACAGCACCTCCTACAACTACAACAACTACAACAACAGCAACAACTCCCGATCCTACAACTACAACTAAGAATACACCTGCTGCAGGCGTATGGGGCGATGCTAACTGCGATAACGACGTAGATATGTCTGACGTTGTTCTTATCATGCAGAGCCTTGCTAACCCCAACAAGTACGGTCTCGACGGTACAGATGCTAAGGCTATCACAGCTCAGGGTCTTGCTAACGCAGACGTTGCTGAGCACGGTGACGGTGTAACTGCAGGTGACGCACTCCGCATCCAGGAGTACCTCCTCAAGAAGGTTGCTTCACTTGATCCTACTAAGTAA